In a genomic window of Thermosynechococcus sp. CL-1:
- a CDS encoding SPOR domain-containing protein translates to MSRFSIHSQPWLSHLCLILMGWGTPVLAAEPIPIPVPPPEVNTVIPIPVPAPEVSTAPIPTPPPQQLDNSLERLPVPSGPIPMGFVGRDRAMNQLPPPPDISDANLATLAPVAPRTRFRVIVLDLREDDLANQERLRSLVPEVIPITLGQRRALQVGSFQNEANATEMRAFMEVNGFRAEIQRLP, encoded by the coding sequence ATGAGCCGTTTCAGCATTCACTCCCAGCCGTGGTTGAGTCACCTATGTTTGATCCTAATGGGTTGGGGGACGCCCGTATTGGCGGCAGAACCGATTCCCATCCCCGTGCCACCGCCAGAGGTGAATACCGTCATCCCGATTCCCGTGCCTGCCCCAGAGGTGAGTACCGCGCCAATTCCCACCCCACCGCCGCAGCAGCTTGACAACTCCCTCGAACGATTGCCGGTGCCTAGTGGCCCGATTCCGATGGGATTTGTGGGTCGCGATCGCGCGATGAATCAATTGCCGCCCCCACCAGACATTTCTGATGCAAACTTGGCAACACTAGCTCCCGTAGCCCCCAGAACGCGGTTTCGAGTCATTGTTTTGGATTTGCGGGAGGATGATCTGGCCAATCAAGAACGCCTGCGATCGCTCGTTCCCGAAGTGATACCCATTACCTTGGGTCAGCGCCGCGCCCTACAAGTGGGAAGTTTCCAAAACGAGGCCAATGCCACCGAAATGCGCGCCTTTATGGAGGTCAATGGCTTCCGCGCTGAGATTCAACGTCTGCCCTAA